One region of Streptomyces sp. NBC_00442 genomic DNA includes:
- the serS gene encoding serine--tRNA ligase: MIDLRLLREDPDRVRASQRARGEDVALVDALLSADELRRSSGLRFDELRSEQKSLGKLIPKATPDERAELLKKAEQLKTDVKAAEAAQNDADEQAKQLLLRLGNIVHADVPVGGEEDFVVLETHGTIRDFGAEGFTPKDHLELGEALGAIDVERGAKVSGSRFYYLTGVGALLELALVNAAIAQATEAGFIPMLTPALVRPRAMEGTGFLGQAAENVYHLEKDDYYLVGTSEVPLAAYHMDEILDADKLPMRYAGFSPCFRREAGTYGKDTRGIFRVHQFDKVEMFSYVHPDDAENEHKRLLDWEKQWLTALELPFQVIDVATGDLGSSASRKFDCEAWIPTQGKYRELTSASNCDGFQARRLSVRMRDTSDGKSKVTPLSTLNGTLCAVPRTIVAILENHQQADGSVRVPAVLRPYLGGREVLEPIAK, translated from the coding sequence GTGATTGACCTTCGCCTGCTCCGTGAGGACCCCGACCGTGTTCGCGCCTCCCAGCGCGCCCGTGGAGAGGACGTCGCCCTCGTCGACGCCCTGCTCTCCGCCGACGAGCTGCGCAGGTCCTCGGGCCTCCGCTTCGACGAGCTGCGCTCCGAGCAGAAGTCGCTCGGCAAGCTCATCCCCAAGGCCACGCCGGACGAGCGCGCCGAGCTCCTGAAGAAGGCCGAGCAGCTCAAGACCGACGTGAAGGCCGCGGAGGCCGCGCAGAACGACGCCGACGAGCAGGCCAAGCAGCTGCTCCTTCGGCTCGGCAACATCGTCCACGCGGACGTTCCGGTCGGCGGCGAGGAGGACTTCGTCGTTCTGGAGACGCACGGCACCATCCGCGACTTCGGCGCCGAGGGCTTCACCCCCAAGGACCACCTGGAGCTCGGCGAGGCGCTCGGCGCCATCGACGTCGAGCGCGGCGCCAAGGTGTCGGGCTCGCGCTTCTACTACCTGACCGGTGTCGGCGCGCTCCTGGAGCTCGCCCTGGTCAACGCGGCGATCGCCCAGGCCACCGAGGCCGGCTTCATCCCGATGCTGACGCCGGCGCTGGTCCGCCCGCGCGCCATGGAGGGCACCGGCTTCCTCGGTCAGGCCGCCGAGAACGTGTACCACCTGGAGAAGGACGACTACTACCTGGTCGGCACCTCCGAGGTCCCGCTCGCGGCGTACCACATGGACGAGATCCTCGACGCGGACAAGCTGCCGATGCGCTACGCCGGCTTCTCGCCGTGCTTCCGCCGCGAGGCCGGTACGTACGGCAAGGACACCCGGGGCATCTTCCGGGTCCACCAGTTCGACAAGGTCGAGATGTTCTCCTACGTCCACCCGGACGACGCGGAGAACGAGCACAAGCGGCTCCTGGACTGGGAGAAGCAGTGGCTGACCGCCCTCGAACTGCCCTTCCAGGTCATCGACGTCGCCACCGGCGACCTCGGCTCCTCGGCGTCGCGCAAGTTCGACTGCGAGGCGTGGATCCCCACCCAGGGCAAGTACCGCGAGCTGACCTCGGCCTCCAACTGCGACGGCTTCCAGGCGCGGCGCCTGTCGGTCCGCATGCGCGACACCAGCGACGGCAAGAGCAAGGTCACCCCGCTCTCCACCCTGAACGGCACGCTCTGCGCGGTCCCGCGCACCATCGTGGCGATCCTGGAGAACCACCAGCAGGCCGACGGTTCGGTGCGCGTACCGGCCGTCCTCCGTCCGTACCTGGGCGGTCGCGAGGTCTTGGAGCCGATCGCCAAGTGA
- a CDS encoding HAD family hydrolase, with the protein MSTAPGRPFPYRLVATDLDGTLLRSDGSVSQRTRDALAAATAAGAAHIVVTGRAVNWTRHILDDLGYDGLAVCGQGAQVYHAGEHRLLTSVTLDRQLAGLALSKIEAEIGPLALAASRDGLDGDVLVGPGYQVQEGPLPVNRFEDLAELWSAPLNKVYIQHPDYDDDALAAITRQVVGSLVGVVMAGAGVVELLPLGLSKATGLSLAARRLGCRAADTIAFGDMPNDIPMFGWAEHGVAMANAHDELKAVAHEITASNDDDGIAVVLEQLLGR; encoded by the coding sequence GTGAGTACCGCCCCGGGCCGCCCGTTCCCGTACAGGCTGGTCGCCACCGATCTCGACGGGACGCTGCTGCGTTCCGACGGCTCGGTCTCGCAGCGCACCCGTGACGCGCTGGCCGCCGCCACCGCGGCGGGCGCCGCGCACATCGTGGTGACCGGCCGCGCGGTGAACTGGACCCGGCACATACTGGACGACCTGGGGTACGACGGGCTCGCGGTGTGCGGACAGGGCGCGCAGGTCTACCACGCCGGTGAGCACCGGCTCCTGACCTCGGTGACGCTGGACCGTCAGCTCGCCGGGCTCGCCCTGTCCAAGATCGAGGCGGAGATCGGCCCGCTCGCCCTCGCCGCGAGCCGCGACGGGCTCGACGGCGACGTGCTGGTCGGACCCGGCTACCAGGTCCAGGAGGGCCCGCTCCCGGTCAACCGCTTCGAGGACCTCGCCGAGCTGTGGTCGGCCCCGCTGAACAAGGTCTACATCCAGCATCCCGACTACGACGACGACGCGCTCGCGGCGATCACGCGGCAGGTCGTCGGCAGCCTGGTCGGCGTCGTCATGGCGGGCGCCGGCGTCGTGGAGCTGCTGCCGCTGGGCCTCAGCAAGGCGACCGGGCTCTCGCTCGCGGCACGCCGGCTCGGCTGCAGGGCGGCGGACACGATCGCGTTCGGCGACATGCCCAACGACATCCCGATGTTCGGCTGGGCCGAGCACGGCGTGGCGATGGCCAACGCCCACGACGAGCTGAAGGCCGTGGCCCACGAGATCACGGCCTCCAACGACGACGACGGCATCGCCGTGGTTCTGGAGCAGTTGCTCGGTCGGTGA
- a CDS encoding rhomboid-like protein, translating to MTTLLHRGAEPSRPIRAWVRSTPGTHIWLLSIAVTSLVIQLSTREFERFLLHRNSSNIHELTRHPVQSLFTSAFWIENPSSLLLYLVMFEVVHGTVERWLGTLRWLCTVVVGHVVATLISQEYVLWSIQNQHLPRRLAHAMSHVVDIGVSYGLAASAGILVYRLARPWRWFYLAGLLGFFGIPLATGGTFTDLGHVTALFIGFACWPLTRDLPERKAVAANDRAGHSG from the coding sequence ATGACGACCCTGCTCCACCGCGGCGCCGAGCCCTCGCGGCCGATCCGGGCCTGGGTGCGTTCCACGCCCGGCACGCACATCTGGCTGCTGTCCATCGCGGTCACCAGCCTCGTCATCCAGCTGTCCACCCGGGAGTTCGAGCGCTTCCTGCTGCACCGCAACAGCAGCAACATCCACGAGCTGACCCGACACCCGGTGCAGTCCCTCTTCACCAGCGCGTTCTGGATCGAGAACCCGTCCTCGCTGCTGCTCTACCTGGTGATGTTCGAGGTGGTCCACGGCACGGTGGAGCGCTGGCTCGGCACCTTGCGCTGGCTGTGCACGGTCGTCGTCGGGCATGTGGTGGCGACCCTGATCAGCCAGGAGTACGTCCTGTGGTCGATCCAGAACCAGCATCTGCCCCGGCGCCTGGCGCACGCCATGTCCCATGTCGTCGACATCGGCGTCAGTTACGGGCTCGCCGCGTCCGCGGGCATCCTCGTCTACCGGCTGGCCCGGCCGTGGCGCTGGTTCTATCTGGCGGGGCTGCTCGGCTTCTTCGGCATTCCGCTCGCCACCGGCGGTACGTTCACCGACCTCGGCCATGTGACGGCGCTGTTCATCGGCTTCGCCTGCTGGCCGCTGACCAGGGACCTGCCGGAGCGAAAAGCAGTGGCGGCCAACGACCGTGCCGGGCACAGTGGTTGA
- a CDS encoding FadR/GntR family transcriptional regulator: MTLRTAGRQSLVDTVVDQLRAQLTNGDWAVGDRIPTEHELAEQLGVGRNTVREAVRVLVHAGLLESRQGNGTFVRSTADPSAVLREIRAAGTLDVLELRVALEAEAARLAAERRDTADMVALRAVLRTLREHGDRAADADMAFHMGVVQATHNPAFIEVYRFFSVQVHESLVTSLRDEEMPPIDLDTHEALVDAIESGDPAAAERTVRELLRTPLEAVRAVAARRDAPRG; this comes from the coding sequence GTGACCCTTCGGACGGCGGGGCGGCAGTCCCTGGTGGACACCGTGGTCGATCAACTGCGGGCCCAGCTGACCAACGGCGACTGGGCGGTCGGCGACCGCATCCCGACCGAGCACGAGCTGGCCGAGCAACTGGGCGTGGGCCGCAACACGGTCCGCGAGGCGGTACGGGTCCTGGTCCATGCCGGGCTGCTCGAATCCCGCCAGGGCAACGGCACGTTCGTACGCTCCACGGCCGACCCTTCCGCGGTTCTCCGGGAAATTCGCGCCGCCGGCACCCTTGACGTGCTCGAACTCCGCGTCGCATTGGAGGCCGAAGCCGCCCGGCTCGCCGCGGAACGCCGGGACACCGCCGACATGGTGGCCCTGCGCGCCGTGCTGCGGACCCTGCGCGAACACGGCGACCGGGCCGCCGACGCCGACATGGCGTTCCACATGGGCGTCGTCCAGGCCACCCACAACCCGGCGTTCATCGAGGTCTACCGGTTCTTCTCGGTCCAGGTGCACGAGAGCCTGGTCACGTCGCTGCGCGACGAGGAGATGCCCCCGATCGACCTCGACACGCACGAGGCCCTGGTCGACGCCATCGAGAGCGGCGACCCGGCGGCCGCGGAACGCACGGTCCGCGAACTGCTGCGCACGCCGCTGGAGGCGGTACGAGCGGTTGCGGCCCGACGCGACGCGCCGCGTGGATGA
- a CDS encoding CynX/NimT family MFS transporter codes for MPDAEADVRPSPQGLAARRALLAHPVVLLVGIVLASVNMRAALASVSPLVGEISDSFGLSSTASSLVTSVPVLFLGLGALVAPWLARRFGSEPVLLFALLLLAVGIVVRVAPSAVALYGGGVLVGTAIALLNVLMPGLIKRDFPDKAASMTSVYTGAMIAGATLVAASSVPLEKAFGGSWEASLAVWSLLAVLAAVAWLPQVLIARGRTGHEVRTGASAGASPSGAAQDTTSGAAGRSVWRSALAWQVTLFMGLQSLWSYVLIAWMPTIFTDHGMSRSTAGVIFAFNNLIQVAGAFAVPLLAGRMRSQRPLIVLVTSLVAAGYAGLMIAPVSGAWLWSGVLGIGQGGAVGLALTLIVLRSGDARTAARLSGMAQTVGYLLAAAGPLAAGAVHQATGGWTVPIALVLGVCAAALTVGLFAARDRTV; via the coding sequence TTGCCCGATGCCGAGGCCGATGTACGGCCCTCGCCCCAGGGCCTCGCCGCACGGCGGGCGCTGCTCGCGCATCCGGTGGTGCTGCTGGTCGGGATCGTGCTGGCGTCGGTGAACATGCGCGCCGCGCTGGCCAGCGTGTCGCCGCTGGTGGGCGAGATCAGCGATTCGTTCGGCCTCTCGTCGACCGCGAGCAGCCTGGTGACCTCCGTACCCGTGCTCTTCCTGGGCCTCGGCGCGCTGGTGGCCCCATGGCTGGCCCGGCGCTTCGGAAGCGAGCCGGTGCTGCTGTTCGCCCTGCTGCTCCTGGCGGTCGGCATCGTGGTGCGGGTGGCGCCTTCGGCGGTGGCGCTGTACGGCGGAGGCGTGCTCGTCGGCACGGCGATAGCCCTGCTCAACGTGCTGATGCCCGGTCTGATCAAGCGCGACTTCCCCGACAAGGCCGCGTCGATGACGTCCGTCTACACCGGCGCGATGATCGCGGGTGCGACGCTCGTGGCCGCCTCGTCCGTGCCGCTGGAGAAGGCGTTCGGCGGCAGCTGGGAGGCCTCCCTCGCGGTCTGGTCGCTCCTCGCGGTGCTCGCGGCGGTGGCGTGGCTGCCGCAGGTGCTGATCGCGCGGGGCCGTACGGGCCACGAGGTACGGACCGGTGCCTCCGCAGGTGCCTCCCCTTCCGGAGCCGCACAGGACACGACGTCCGGCGCCGCGGGCAGGAGCGTGTGGCGCTCGGCCCTCGCCTGGCAGGTCACCCTCTTCATGGGACTCCAGTCGCTCTGGTCGTACGTCCTGATCGCATGGATGCCGACGATCTTCACGGACCACGGCATGAGCCGCTCCACGGCCGGGGTGATCTTCGCGTTCAACAACCTGATCCAGGTGGCGGGCGCCTTCGCCGTGCCGCTCCTGGCGGGCCGGATGCGCAGCCAGCGCCCGCTGATCGTGCTGGTCACCTCGTTGGTCGCCGCCGGGTACGCGGGCCTGATGATCGCCCCGGTGAGCGGCGCCTGGCTGTGGTCGGGCGTTCTCGGCATCGGGCAGGGCGGCGCGGTGGGGCTGGCCCTCACCCTGATCGTGCTGCGCTCGGGCGATGCCCGTACCGCGGCCCGGCTGTCCGGCATGGCCCAGACCGTCGGCTACTTGCTGGCCGCCGCCGGCCCCCTCGCCGCGGGCGCCGTCCACCAGGCGACAGGGGGCTGGACCGTACCGATCGCCCTCGTGCTCGGCGTCTGCGCGGCGGCCCTGACGGTGGGACTCTTCGCGGCCCGTGACCGGACGGTGTGA
- a CDS encoding ABC transporter permease — protein sequence MYNPTVARLTYRALLGRRRAAILFVLPALLIVISVAVRSFSSGADDQVAADLLGSFALATMVPLIGVIAGTGAIGPEIDDGSIVYLLAKPVKRSTIIVTKLIVAIAVTMAFSAIPTLIAGFILNGNGQQIAIAYTVAALVASIAYAAVFLLLGTITRHAVVFGLVYALVWEALFGNLVPGARTLSVQQWSLALAQRIGENGVISSDVGLPLAVTLLVGVTALATWYAGQKLRTLKLAGEE from the coding sequence ATGTACAACCCGACCGTCGCCCGGCTCACCTACCGGGCTCTGCTCGGCCGCCGCCGGGCCGCCATTCTCTTCGTCCTGCCGGCTCTGCTCATCGTGATCTCCGTCGCCGTACGGTCCTTCAGCAGCGGAGCCGACGACCAGGTCGCGGCCGACCTCCTCGGCAGCTTCGCGCTGGCCACGATGGTGCCGCTGATCGGTGTCATCGCCGGCACGGGCGCGATCGGCCCGGAGATCGACGACGGCTCGATCGTCTATCTGCTCGCCAAGCCGGTGAAGCGGTCGACGATCATCGTCACCAAGCTGATCGTCGCGATCGCCGTGACGATGGCGTTCTCCGCGATCCCGACGCTGATCGCCGGGTTCATCCTCAACGGCAACGGCCAGCAGATCGCGATCGCCTACACCGTGGCGGCCCTGGTCGCGTCCATCGCGTATGCCGCGGTGTTCCTGCTGCTCGGCACCATCACGCGGCACGCCGTGGTCTTCGGCCTGGTGTACGCGCTGGTCTGGGAGGCGCTGTTCGGCAACCTGGTGCCGGGTGCCCGCACGTTGAGCGTGCAGCAGTGGTCGCTCGCCCTCGCCCAGCGCATCGGCGAGAACGGCGTGATCTCCTCCGACGTGGGGCTGCCGCTCGCGGTGACCCTGCTGGTGGGCGTGACCGCCCTGGCCACCTGGTACGCGGGCCAGAAGCTGCGCACGCTGAAGCTGGCCGGGGAGGAGTGA
- a CDS encoding ABC transporter ATP-binding protein, with amino-acid sequence MTTIEIDHTSRWFGNVVAVNDVTMTIGPGVTGLLGPNGAGKSTLINMMGGFLAPSTGTVTLDGEQIWRNESVYKKVGIVPEREAMYDFLTGREFVVANAELHGLGAREAGQALATVEMEYAQDRKIQTYSKGMRQRVKMASALVHNPSVLLLDEPFNGMDPRQRMQLMELLRRMGAEGRTVLFSSHILEEVEQLASHIEVIVAGRHAASGDFRKIRRLMTDRPHRYLIRSSDDRALAAALIADPSTAGIEVDLKEGALRIQAVDFGRFTTLLPRVAQANGIRLLTVSPSDESLESVFSYLVAA; translated from the coding sequence GTGACCACCATCGAGATCGACCACACCTCACGCTGGTTCGGCAACGTGGTGGCGGTCAACGACGTCACCATGACGATCGGCCCCGGTGTCACCGGCCTGCTCGGTCCCAACGGGGCGGGAAAGTCCACCCTCATCAACATGATGGGCGGTTTCCTCGCCCCCTCCACGGGCACGGTCACGCTCGACGGCGAACAGATCTGGCGCAACGAGTCCGTCTACAAGAAGGTCGGCATCGTCCCCGAGCGGGAAGCCATGTACGACTTCCTCACGGGACGCGAATTCGTCGTCGCCAACGCCGAGTTGCACGGCCTCGGTGCTCGCGAGGCCGGTCAGGCCCTGGCCACGGTCGAGATGGAGTACGCGCAGGACCGCAAGATCCAGACCTACAGCAAGGGCATGCGCCAGCGCGTCAAGATGGCCTCCGCCCTCGTCCACAACCCGTCGGTGCTGCTGCTCGACGAGCCGTTCAACGGCATGGACCCGCGCCAGCGCATGCAACTGATGGAGCTGCTGCGGCGGATGGGGGCGGAGGGCCGCACGGTCCTGTTCTCCTCGCACATCCTCGAAGAGGTCGAGCAGCTCGCCTCGCACATCGAGGTCATCGTGGCCGGGCGGCACGCCGCCAGTGGCGACTTCCGCAAGATCCGCCGTCTCATGACGGACCGCCCGCACCGCTATCTGATCCGTTCGAGCGACGACCGCGCGCTGGCCGCGGCGCTGATCGCCGACCCCTCGACCGCCGGGATCGAGGTGGACCTCAAGGAGGGCGCCCTGCGCATCCAGGCCGTCGACTTCGGCCGGTTCACCACGCTGCTCCCGCGAGTGGCCCAGGCGAACGGCATCCGTCTGCTGACGGTCTCGCCGTCCGACGAGTCCCTCGAATCCGTCTTCTCCTACCTCGTAGCGGCCTGA
- a CDS encoding ABC transporter permease yields the protein MASDSAQTQIHNIGYRNYDGPRLGRAYARRSLFSQSLRGAYGLGRSAKSKVLPMLLFAVMCVPAAIMVAVAVATKANDLPVQYTRYAILLQAVIGLFVAAQAPQSVSRDLRFKTVPLYFSRPIEHVDYVLAKFAAMASALFVITGVPLVILYIGALLAKLDFADQTKGFAEGLVSVALLSLLFAGLGLVIAALTPRRGFGVAAVIAVLTVSFGAVSAVQAIAFNQGSPGAVQWIGLFSPITLIDGVQTAFLGASSSFPGGSGPGSGAGVLYLLVVLALIYGSFAVLTRRYRKVGL from the coding sequence ATGGCAAGTGACAGCGCCCAGACCCAGATCCACAACATCGGCTACCGCAACTACGACGGGCCGCGCCTCGGCCGGGCCTACGCCCGCAGGTCCCTCTTCTCGCAGTCGCTGCGCGGTGCGTACGGCCTCGGCCGCAGCGCCAAGTCCAAGGTCCTGCCCATGCTGCTCTTCGCGGTGATGTGCGTGCCGGCGGCCATCATGGTCGCGGTCGCCGTCGCCACGAAGGCCAACGACCTGCCGGTGCAGTACACGCGGTACGCGATCCTGTTGCAGGCCGTCATCGGTCTGTTCGTCGCGGCCCAGGCGCCCCAGTCGGTCTCACGCGACCTGCGCTTCAAGACGGTGCCGCTGTACTTCTCGCGGCCGATCGAGCACGTCGACTACGTCCTGGCCAAGTTCGCCGCCATGGCGTCGGCCTTGTTCGTCATTACGGGCGTGCCGCTGGTGATCCTGTATATCGGTGCTCTACTCGCCAAACTCGACTTCGCGGACCAGACCAAGGGGTTCGCCGAGGGGCTGGTCTCGGTGGCACTGCTCTCCCTCCTCTTCGCCGGCCTCGGCCTGGTCATCGCCGCGCTGACGCCGCGCCGCGGATTCGGCGTCGCCGCCGTCATCGCCGTACTGACGGTCTCCTTCGGAGCGGTCTCCGCGGTCCAGGCCATCGCCTTCAACCAGGGCTCACCCGGCGCGGTCCAGTGGATCGGCCTGTTCTCCCCCATCACGCTCATCGACGGCGTACAGACCGCGTTCCTCGGAGCGAGCTCCAGCTTCCCCGGCGGGAGCGGCCCGGGGTCCGGTGCCGGAGTGCTCTACCTGCTCGTCGTCCTCGCGCTGATCTACGGCTCGTTCGCCGTGCTGACGCGCCGCTACCGGAAGGTGGGGCTGTGA
- a CDS encoding ABC transporter ATP-binding protein translates to MAHATTVDDVTVIATESLSKRFPRVTALDRLSLDIGPGVTGLVGANGAGKSTLIKILLGLSPATEGTAAVLGLDVATSGGAIRERVGYMPEHDCLPPDVSATEFVVHMARMSGLPATAARERTADTLRHVGLYEERYRPIGGYSTGMKQRVKLAQALVHDPQLVLLDEPTNGLDPVGRDEMLGLIRRIHSDFGISVLVTSHLLGELERTCDHVVVIDGGKLLRSSSTSDFTQTTTTLAVEVTDSDTHRDGTEAVRAALTAAGLTLHAGVEDGLPGAGHILLVEATGEDVHDTVRDTVADLGLGLVRMEQRRHHIAEVFQTPATEPVSERAAAWAATASGAEQKGGGRDGK, encoded by the coding sequence GTGGCCCACGCCACTACCGTCGATGACGTGACTGTGATCGCGACCGAAAGCCTGAGCAAGCGGTTCCCCAGGGTGACCGCGCTTGACCGGCTCTCGTTGGACATCGGCCCCGGAGTGACCGGGCTGGTGGGCGCCAACGGAGCCGGCAAGTCCACGTTGATCAAGATTCTTCTTGGTCTCTCGCCCGCCACGGAGGGCACCGCCGCCGTGCTCGGTCTGGACGTCGCCACCAGTGGCGGCGCCATCCGTGAGCGGGTGGGCTACATGCCGGAGCACGACTGCCTGCCGCCCGACGTCTCGGCCACCGAGTTCGTCGTCCACATGGCACGCATGTCGGGCCTGCCGGCCACCGCGGCCCGCGAACGCACCGCGGACACCTTGCGCCACGTCGGCCTCTACGAGGAGCGCTACCGCCCCATCGGCGGCTATTCCACCGGCATGAAGCAGCGGGTCAAGCTCGCTCAAGCCCTCGTCCACGACCCCCAGTTGGTTCTCCTGGACGAGCCGACCAACGGCCTCGACCCGGTCGGCCGCGACGAGATGCTCGGCCTGATCCGCCGCATCCACAGCGACTTCGGCATCTCGGTCCTGGTCACCTCGCACCTCCTGGGCGAGCTGGAGCGCACCTGCGACCACGTCGTGGTCATCGACGGCGGCAAGCTGCTGCGCTCCAGTTCCACCAGCGACTTCACCCAGACCACCACCACCCTGGCCGTCGAGGTCACCGACTCCGACACCCACCGCGACGGAACGGAAGCGGTCCGCGCGGCGCTGACCGCGGCCGGCCTCACGCTGCACGCCGGTGTCGAGGACGGACTGCCCGGCGCCGGTCACATCCTGCTGGTCGAGGCCACCGGCGAGGATGTCCACGACACGGTCCGCGACACCGTGGCCGACCTCGGTCTCGGTCTCGTACGGATGGAACAACGCCGTCACCACATCGCCGAGGTGTTCCAGACCCCGGCGACGGAGCCGGTCTCCGAACGCGCCGCCGCGTGGGCAGCCACCGCGTCCGGCGCCGAGCAGAAGGGAGGCGGCCGCGATGGCAAGTGA
- a CDS encoding M24 family metallopeptidase: protein MPSAVKAQPDTRLSGFREVQSLAYACAEAVAAQLKPGVTEREAARMQREWLRERGVRDWFHLPFAWFGDRTAFVNFRVPLQFFPTNRRLEAGMPFILDMAPVYKGFTADIGYSGCLGLNPVHDRLLADLEAHRALILREVREKRPLREIYESVDRLMVRQGYANRHRAYPFGVIAHKIDRVKERRWSPKVFGFGTQALKGLASDAVHGHRDGWSPLWSPYKFSDHPPHPGLWAVEPHLGFRGTGAKFEEILVVTDSRDPEQSAFWLDDDLPHVRRWAEEKAA, encoded by the coding sequence ATGCCATCGGCAGTGAAGGCTCAACCCGACACGCGGCTGAGCGGGTTCAGGGAAGTGCAGAGCCTCGCGTACGCGTGCGCGGAGGCGGTCGCCGCCCAGCTCAAGCCGGGGGTGACCGAGCGGGAGGCGGCCCGCATGCAGCGCGAGTGGCTGCGTGAGCGGGGCGTGCGCGACTGGTTCCACCTGCCGTTCGCCTGGTTCGGTGACCGCACGGCGTTCGTGAACTTCCGCGTGCCGCTGCAGTTCTTCCCCACCAACCGGCGCCTGGAGGCGGGGATGCCCTTCATCCTCGACATGGCCCCCGTCTACAAGGGCTTCACCGCCGACATCGGCTACTCGGGCTGCCTCGGTCTCAACCCGGTGCACGACCGGCTGCTCGCCGACCTGGAGGCGCACCGGGCGCTGATCCTGCGCGAGGTGCGCGAGAAGCGGCCGCTGCGCGAGATCTACGAGAGCGTCGACCGGCTCATGGTCCGCCAGGGCTACGCCAACCGGCACCGCGCCTACCCGTTCGGCGTGATCGCCCACAAGATCGACCGGGTGAAGGAGCGCCGCTGGTCGCCGAAGGTCTTCGGGTTCGGCACCCAGGCGCTCAAGGGCCTGGCGAGCGATGCGGTCCACGGCCACCGGGACGGCTGGTCGCCCCTGTGGTCCCCCTACAAGTTCTCCGACCACCCGCCCCACCCGGGGCTGTGGGCGGTCGAGCCGCACCTCGGCTTCCGGGGTACGGGCGCGAAGTTCGAGGAGATCCTGGTCGTCACCGACTCCAGGGACCCGGAGCAGAGCGCGTTCTGGCTGGACGACGACCTGCCGCATGTGCGGCGCTGGGCCGAGGAGAAGGCGGCGTGA